Proteins from a single region of Candidatus Puniceispirillum marinum IMCC1322:
- a CDS encoding nucleoside deaminase, giving the protein MMKKSLMDDLLAAAHDAAKAGDVPVAAAIVAPDGTVVALESNRMVRDGNALHHAEILAINAALAKTGGSRLDGYDLWVTLEPCAMCAGAIAHARLRRVYFAAYDAKAGAVESGIRYFDHPSCNHRPEVYGGLSEQAASIMLSDFFAAKR; this is encoded by the coding sequence ATGATGAAAAAAAGCCTAATGGATGATTTGCTGGCGGCGGCGCATGATGCGGCCAAGGCCGGTGATGTGCCTGTTGCGGCAGCCATTGTTGCGCCTGATGGAACTGTGGTTGCGCTTGAGTCAAACCGTATGGTGCGTGACGGCAATGCCCTGCATCATGCTGAAATTCTGGCGATCAATGCGGCCCTGGCCAAAACCGGTGGATCGCGGCTTGATGGCTATGATCTATGGGTCACACTGGAACCTTGCGCGATGTGTGCAGGCGCGATTGCGCATGCGCGATTAAGGCGGGTCTATTTTGCCGCCTATGACGCAAAGGCTGGGGCGGTTGAATCAGGCATCCGCTATTTCGACCATCCAAGTTGCAACCATCGTCCAGAAGTCTATGGCGGCCTGTCCGAACAGGCGGCCAGTATCATGCTATCCGACTTTT
- a CDS encoding pseudouridine synthase, producing the protein MASNETFTLDKKSDSERIAKRIARAGVCSRREAEARINEGRVKVNGKVITSPVLNVSDTDRINVDGQALPHREPAKLWRYYKPRGLVVSDRDEKDRETIFDHLPASLPRVMTVGRLDIDSEGLLLLTNDGDLARHLELPATGWSRKYRVRVQGHVNEAALAPLEKGITIDGVRYGRIVANLDRQMQSNAWLTVAIREGKNREVRRIMEHLGHKVSRLIRVSYGPFQLGDMSDGDVEQIRARVLSDQLGLTDPEDDGHATAKPRLRAKPSMKRSGGGRYKGKTSSSQQDDKRGKDAHNRGPSSRHKTGQSGRR; encoded by the coding sequence ATGGCTAGTAACGAAACATTTACGCTTGATAAAAAAAGCGACAGCGAACGCATTGCCAAGCGCATTGCCCGGGCGGGGGTCTGCTCGCGCCGCGAAGCCGAGGCGCGTATCAATGAAGGCCGTGTCAAAGTAAATGGCAAGGTCATCACCAGCCCCGTGTTGAATGTATCTGACACTGACCGGATCAATGTTGATGGACAGGCATTGCCACATCGTGAACCAGCTAAATTATGGCGCTATTATAAACCACGTGGACTGGTAGTCAGCGACCGCGACGAAAAAGACCGTGAAACGATTTTTGATCATCTGCCAGCCTCACTGCCACGCGTGATGACCGTTGGCCGGCTGGACATTGATTCTGAAGGATTGCTGTTATTGACCAATGATGGTGATCTTGCGCGTCATCTTGAGCTACCAGCAACCGGCTGGAGTCGCAAATACCGGGTGCGGGTTCAAGGCCATGTGAATGAAGCTGCACTGGCACCGCTTGAAAAAGGCATCACCATTGACGGTGTGCGCTATGGACGTATTGTCGCAAATCTTGACCGGCAGATGCAAAGCAATGCGTGGTTAACTGTTGCCATCCGCGAAGGCAAAAACCGCGAAGTACGCCGTATCATGGAACATCTTGGTCATAAGGTTAGCCGCCTTATCCGGGTATCCTATGGACCGTTTCAGCTAGGTGATATGAGTGACGGCGATGTCGAGCAAATACGAGCCCGTGTTTTATCAGATCAACTTGGCTTGACCGATCCTGAAGATGATGGTCATGCGACCGCCAAACCGCGTCTGCGCGCAAAACCAAGCATGAAACGATCAGGTGGCGGACGCTATAAAGGGAAAACGAGTTCATCACAACAAGACGATAAACGAGGCAAGGATGCGCATAATCGGGGGCCGTCATCGCGGCACAAAACTGGCCAATCTGGGCGGCGATAA
- the rsmD gene encoding 16S rRNA (guanine(966)-N(2))-methyltransferase RsmD produces MRIIGGRHRGTKLANLGGDKTRPTADRVRENLFNILAGGNYGEQLKDAHVLDLFSGTGALGLEALSRGARTACFVEKDHNALSVLRANIARLKQQNSCMVIAGNALSLTGIRGDKASLVLADAPYGTGDGLLAVVHMMTVGAVATDALIVVETAKAETLDADVMQTHQLTCHESRTYGKAALHFLTKVG; encoded by the coding sequence ATGCGCATAATCGGGGGCCGTCATCGCGGCACAAAACTGGCCAATCTGGGCGGCGATAAAACCCGCCCCACTGCCGATCGTGTGCGTGAGAATCTGTTCAATATTTTGGCTGGTGGTAACTATGGTGAACAGCTGAAAGATGCCCATGTGCTTGATCTTTTTTCTGGTACTGGTGCTTTGGGGCTTGAAGCTTTGTCACGTGGCGCGCGCACTGCCTGCTTTGTCGAAAAAGACCATAATGCCCTGTCTGTATTACGTGCCAACATCGCCCGCCTGAAACAACAAAACAGCTGTATGGTTATTGCCGGAAACGCCTTGTCATTAACAGGAATTCGTGGCGATAAAGCCAGCTTGGTTTTGGCCGATGCCCCCTATGGCACTGGTGACGGTTTGCTGGCAGTCGTACATATGATGACTGTCGGGGCGGTGGCAACAGATGCCTTGATCGTCGTTGAAACGGCAAAAGCTGAAACACTCGACGCGGATGTGATGCAGACGCACCAACTTACATGCCATGAAAGCCGCACCTATGGAAAGGCCGCGCTTCATTTCCTAACCAAAGTCGGTTAA
- the mutL gene encoding DNA mismatch repair endonuclease MutL, with protein MMTRIRQLPDRLVNQIAAGEVVERPASALKELVENALDAGAGKISITLKRGGIDEIIVTDDGSGMSLDDIKLAVQRHATSKLPDDNLVHIKALGFRGEALPSIGAVSRLSLTSIMADMDHAWRLVVDAGHVHDPEPAALKQGSMIAVNQLFKAVPARLKFLKTERTEQGQCVDMVKRLAMAWPTVAFDLSNDGRSLIRLDACLPGAAGLKRRLSAIMGQSFADEAAEMDAVRDRITLTGLVGLPTMNRPTTGHVFLFVNGRPINDRSLLGAVRAGYGDTLPRGRHPMCALFISLPPEDVDVNVHPAKAEVRFKDAAAVRGLLVGGIRARLEDAGIQATSEGGQQALARLSSSSSSSSSSSSFSGFTAGGSGARGISHVASGPRAHYQPAPPASAHMWQSPVEAPPAARQIDINEADESARHNLLGAAKAQLHKTYIVAETEDGIAIIDQHAAHERLVMERMKAAMAETGVPSQALLLPEVINMQEHHCEAVLDAADMLGKMGLTVENFGVGAVVVRDVPAMLGNPNVVQLVQDIAEELIELGDSTSLEDRINHVLATVSCHGSVRAGRILNGDEMNALLREMEVTPRSGQCNHGRPTWVSLSLTEIETLFGRK; from the coding sequence ATGATGACCCGTATCAGGCAATTGCCGGATCGGCTCGTTAATCAGATAGCTGCGGGTGAAGTTGTCGAACGACCAGCAAGTGCGCTCAAAGAGCTGGTTGAAAATGCGCTTGATGCGGGTGCTGGCAAAATCAGTATCACACTCAAGCGCGGCGGCATTGACGAAATCATCGTCACGGATGATGGTTCAGGCATGTCGCTTGACGATATAAAACTCGCTGTCCAGCGCCATGCGACATCAAAACTGCCAGATGACAATCTGGTGCATATCAAAGCACTAGGCTTCAGGGGTGAAGCCTTGCCGTCAATTGGTGCTGTATCGCGTCTATCCCTTACGTCAATTATGGCCGATATGGATCATGCCTGGCGCCTTGTAGTTGATGCTGGTCATGTGCATGACCCCGAACCGGCAGCCCTGAAACAGGGCAGCATGATTGCAGTCAACCAGCTTTTCAAAGCTGTCCCTGCGCGTCTGAAATTTCTCAAAACGGAACGAACCGAACAAGGCCAATGCGTTGACATGGTCAAGCGTTTGGCGATGGCATGGCCAACAGTTGCTTTTGACCTTAGTAATGATGGTCGAAGCTTGATAAGGCTTGATGCGTGTTTGCCGGGCGCCGCTGGATTAAAACGACGCCTGTCAGCGATCATGGGACAGTCATTTGCAGATGAAGCGGCTGAAATGGATGCGGTACGAGACCGAATTACCCTGACCGGGCTGGTTGGCCTGCCAACAATGAATCGTCCGACAACCGGACATGTCTTTTTGTTTGTGAATGGCCGTCCGATCAATGACCGCTCACTTCTTGGTGCGGTGCGGGCTGGCTATGGCGATACCTTGCCGCGTGGTCGCCACCCAATGTGCGCATTATTTATTAGCCTCCCACCTGAAGATGTTGATGTGAATGTGCATCCGGCCAAGGCCGAAGTTCGTTTCAAGGACGCGGCGGCGGTGCGTGGCCTGCTTGTTGGCGGTATCAGGGCACGGCTCGAAGATGCCGGCATACAGGCAACATCCGAAGGCGGACAACAGGCATTGGCGCGGCTGTCATCATCATCATCGTCGTCGTCGTCGTCGTCGTCATTTTCTGGGTTTACCGCGGGTGGTAGCGGGGCGCGCGGCATCAGTCATGTTGCTTCAGGGCCGCGTGCGCATTATCAGCCTGCTCCACCAGCATCAGCGCATATGTGGCAATCGCCTGTCGAAGCGCCGCCAGCCGCACGCCAGATAGACATAAATGAAGCAGATGAATCGGCCCGCCATAATTTACTTGGCGCAGCCAAAGCCCAGTTGCACAAAACCTATATCGTAGCTGAAACTGAAGATGGCATTGCCATTATCGACCAGCATGCAGCACATGAACGGCTGGTGATGGAACGGATGAAAGCGGCCATGGCCGAAACCGGTGTGCCATCGCAGGCGTTGTTACTGCCTGAAGTCATCAATATGCAAGAGCATCATTGCGAAGCCGTCCTAGATGCTGCCGACATGTTGGGGAAAATGGGGCTAACAGTTGAAAATTTCGGTGTTGGCGCGGTGGTGGTTCGTGATGTGCCAGCCATGCTTGGCAATCCGAATGTTGTTCAGCTGGTTCAGGATATTGCTGAAGAATTGATCGAACTGGGCGATAGTACCAGCCTTGAGGATCGAATAAATCATGTGCTGGCTACGGTATCCTGTCACGGTTCGGTACGCGCAGGGCGTATTTTGAATGGTGACGAGATGAATGCGCTTTTGCGCGAAATGGAAGTCACGCCACGTTCGGGGCAATGCAATCATGGCCGCCCAACATGGGTAAGCCTTAGCTTGACCGAAATTGAAACCCTATTTGGCCGCAAATAA
- a CDS encoding DUF3035 domain-containing protein, which produces MTFMLGRASHFFGLMIAASMLLGVAGCSDVRRAIGTEKSTPDEFQVVVRPPLSLPPGFADRPKDIKEQEENNLAGLSATQAAASIFGAPDQQTTGYEAIFDFASIIPDIRTKIDEETYGIQLEKRLPIQTLFGGVPDIGPVLDKMAEDSRLRETMRNNQLPTDGETMGIDPLSDTPVLIK; this is translated from the coding sequence ATGACTTTTATGTTAGGTCGAGCGAGCCACTTTTTCGGACTTATGATTGCCGCCTCGATGTTATTGGGTGTTGCCGGATGTTCGGATGTCCGCCGTGCTATTGGCACGGAAAAATCAACCCCAGATGAATTTCAGGTTGTTGTTCGTCCGCCTTTGTCTTTACCGCCCGGATTTGCTGATCGCCCGAAAGATATTAAAGAACAGGAAGAAAATAATCTGGCTGGTTTGAGTGCCACCCAAGCCGCCGCTTCGATATTTGGTGCGCCGGATCAGCAAACGACTGGTTATGAAGCCATATTTGATTTTGCGTCGATTATACCTGATATTCGCACCAAAATTGATGAAGAAACTTATGGCATCCAGCTGGAAAAGCGGTTGCCAATCCAGACCTTGTTCGGCGGTGTGCCTGATATTGGGCCCGTGCTTGACAAAATGGCTGAAGATTCACGCCTGCGCGAAACCATGCGCAATAACCAATTGCCAACTGATGGCGAAACGATGGGCATTGATCCGCTAAGTGACACGCCTGTTCTGATCAAGTAG
- the lspA gene encoding signal peptidase II encodes MLALIHARLMTRQAMTILTIAFVIIVADQWSKQFMLDWIFFPPVRIVILPFLNMVPVWNSGMSFGLLADGGMIVRFGLAVLALLVAIWFLWSATSLTRIQRYAGGAIVGGAIGNAIDRLRFGQVVDFIDLHVAGWHWPAFNVADITISIGAVLWIVSLFFEQENKET; translated from the coding sequence ATGCTAGCATTGATTCATGCACGACTTATGACGCGCCAGGCAATGACGATTTTGACTATTGCCTTTGTCATTATTGTGGCCGATCAATGGTCAAAGCAATTCATGCTTGATTGGATTTTTTTCCCGCCTGTCCGGATTGTTATTTTGCCATTTCTGAATATGGTGCCAGTATGGAACAGTGGCATGAGCTTTGGATTGCTGGCTGATGGCGGCATGATTGTACGCTTTGGTCTGGCGGTGCTTGCGTTGCTGGTGGCCATCTGGTTTTTATGGTCAGCAACGTCACTGACGCGGATCCAGAGATATGCTGGCGGTGCCATAGTTGGCGGCGCGATAGGAAATGCAATTGACAGGTTGCGTTTTGGGCAAGTTGTTGATTTTATAGATCTGCATGTGGCTGGTTGGCATTGGCCCGCTTTTAATGTGGCAGATATTACAATTTCGATAGGCGCGGTTTTGTGGATAGTCAGCCTATTTTTTGAACAGGAGAACAAAGAGACATGA
- the ileS gene encoding isoleucine--tRNA ligase, producing the protein MTEQKINYKDTVFLPRTEFPMRAGLPKREPAILESWQKIDLYNKLRAARQGAEKFVLHDGPPYANGQLHIGHALNKILKDVVNRSQSMLGKDANYVPGWDCHGLPIEWKIEEQYRKKGKDKDEVPVAEFRQECRDFAAHWLGVQSEEFQRLGVLGDWDNPYTTMAYESEATIAAELGKILMDGSLYRGTKPVMWSPVEKTALAEAEIEYEDHTSVTIHARFPVKTASTPAIEGASIIIWTTTPWTMPGNRALAYGNDIRYLVIKLTELAAGSIAKTDDLVCVAADLLDNFVAEVGVTAHDIIAEIDGASLAGTICAHPLADDGYDHDVPMFAGEFVTTEQGTGFVHTAPGHGVEDYELAHLEHGIPVPDTVAEDGKIMPHLPLFAGMHVLRDNQKIADMMAERGGVIAIGKQTHSYPHSWRSKAPLVYRNTAQWFVSMESHGLRATALDALSKTAFYPPAGQNRLTAMIAQRPDWCLSRQRAWGVPLTIYVNKTTGEPLRDQKVHDRIVEAMRDEGADCWFSSPDERFLGQDYAVEDYEKVTDILDVWFDSGSTHAFVLENRDDLESPADLYLEGSDQHRGWFHSSLLQSCSTRGKAPYKGVLTHGFVLDEQGRKMSKSLGNVITPQKIMEQNGADILRLWVVSSDYYNDLRIGNEIIQRMTDNYRRFRNTLRYLLGALDGFDDAERVDYADMPDLERWVLNRLAEIDANIRKMTENYDFHGIFTELHTLCNSDLSAFYFEIRKDRLYCDDPDSIARRACRTVMAEIFDRLTAWLAPILCFTAEEAWQSRVGDPENSVHLRSYDAVPAEWRNADVATRWSAIRKTRQVVMSALEAARNDGEIGSSLQAAPIVHISTDNAAIFADMDSAALFITSDAKVTDAPAPAGAFRMEGIDDVAVVFAKADGGKCARCWKILPDVTTDGGICGRCSDVVS; encoded by the coding sequence ATGACTGAGCAAAAGATAAATTATAAAGATACAGTATTTTTACCACGTACTGAATTTCCGATGCGTGCCGGATTACCAAAACGTGAACCGGCTATTCTGGAAAGCTGGCAGAAAATAGACCTGTATAATAAATTGCGCGCAGCTCGTCAGGGTGCTGAAAAATTTGTTCTGCATGATGGCCCGCCATATGCAAATGGCCAGCTTCATATTGGCCATGCGCTGAACAAGATTTTGAAAGATGTTGTCAATCGTTCACAATCGATGCTTGGCAAGGATGCCAATTACGTTCCGGGTTGGGATTGTCATGGCCTGCCAATCGAATGGAAGATTGAAGAGCAATATCGCAAAAAAGGCAAAGATAAGGATGAAGTGCCCGTTGCCGAGTTCCGTCAGGAATGTCGTGACTTTGCCGCGCATTGGCTTGGCGTTCAGTCTGAAGAGTTTCAGCGCCTTGGTGTGCTTGGTGACTGGGATAACCCCTATACGACGATGGCCTATGAATCTGAAGCAACGATCGCGGCTGAACTGGGCAAAATCTTGATGGATGGAAGCCTCTATCGGGGGACCAAGCCGGTCATGTGGTCGCCAGTTGAAAAAACGGCACTTGCCGAAGCCGAAATCGAATATGAGGATCATACATCGGTTACAATTCATGCACGGTTTCCAGTTAAAACAGCATCAACGCCTGCCATCGAAGGTGCCAGTATCATCATCTGGACAACGACACCATGGACAATGCCGGGTAACCGCGCCCTCGCCTATGGAAATGATATCAGATATCTGGTGATTAAACTGACCGAGCTGGCCGCGGGATCGATTGCCAAGACGGACGATCTTGTCTGTGTTGCGGCGGATCTTCTGGATAATTTTGTTGCTGAAGTTGGGGTGACAGCACATGACATTATAGCCGAAATTGACGGTGCCAGCCTTGCTGGTACCATTTGTGCCCATCCGCTTGCTGATGATGGCTATGATCATGACGTGCCGATGTTTGCTGGTGAGTTTGTCACTACCGAGCAAGGCACGGGTTTTGTCCATACGGCGCCTGGGCATGGTGTTGAAGATTATGAATTAGCGCATCTTGAGCATGGTATTCCGGTACCTGATACGGTTGCCGAAGATGGCAAAATCATGCCACATCTGCCGCTATTTGCAGGTATGCATGTGCTTCGTGATAATCAGAAAATTGCCGATATGATGGCTGAACGAGGTGGTGTCATTGCGATTGGCAAGCAAACCCATTCCTATCCTCATTCATGGCGGTCAAAGGCACCTTTGGTGTATCGGAATACGGCGCAATGGTTTGTGTCGATGGAATCGCATGGGTTACGCGCAACAGCGCTTGATGCCTTGTCTAAGACCGCCTTTTATCCGCCAGCTGGCCAGAACCGGTTAACCGCGATGATTGCCCAGCGCCCTGACTGGTGCCTTAGTCGCCAGCGCGCATGGGGTGTGCCACTGACAATCTATGTGAATAAAACCACTGGCGAACCCTTACGTGATCAAAAGGTGCATGACCGGATTGTCGAGGCCATGCGTGATGAAGGGGCAGATTGCTGGTTCTCCTCGCCTGATGAGCGTTTTTTAGGTCAAGATTATGCGGTTGAAGATTACGAAAAAGTAACAGACATTCTGGATGTCTGGTTTGATTCTGGATCGACGCATGCCTTTGTGCTGGAAAACCGTGACGATCTGGAAAGTCCGGCAGATCTATATCTCGAAGGGTCGGATCAGCATCGCGGCTGGTTTCATTCATCATTGCTTCAATCATGCAGTACGCGTGGCAAGGCACCCTATAAAGGCGTACTGACGCATGGCTTTGTGCTGGATGAGCAAGGCCGTAAAATGTCCAAATCGCTGGGCAATGTCATAACACCGCAAAAAATAATGGAACAGAATGGTGCTGATATTCTGCGTCTTTGGGTGGTCAGCTCTGATTATTATAACGACCTGCGAATCGGTAATGAAATCATCCAGCGCATGACTGACAATTATCGCCGGTTCCGTAACACCTTGCGCTATCTGCTTGGCGCGCTTGATGGGTTTGACGATGCCGAACGTGTTGATTATGCCGATATGCCAGACCTTGAACGCTGGGTTCTGAACCGCCTTGCCGAAATTGATGCCAACATCCGCAAAATGACGGAAAATTACGATTTTCACGGCATTTTCACCGAGCTTCATACGCTCTGTAACAGCGATTTATCGGCGTTCTATTTTGAAATTCGAAAAGACCGGCTCTATTGCGATGATCCAGATTCGATCGCGCGCCGCGCCTGCCGTACGGTTATGGCCGAGATTTTTGACCGGCTTACGGCGTGGCTGGCACCTATCCTGTGTTTCACGGCTGAAGAAGCCTGGCAGTCGCGGGTTGGCGATCCGGAAAATTCGGTACATCTGCGTAGCTATGATGCAGTGCCTGCCGAATGGCGCAATGCGGACGTTGCAACCCGCTGGTCAGCTATCCGCAAAACACGTCAGGTGGTCATGAGTGCGCTTGAAGCGGCGCGAAATGATGGCGAAATAGGCTCGTCGCTTCAGGCGGCACCGATTGTTCATATATCTACTGATAACGCAGCCATTTTTGCCGATATGGATTCTGCGGCATTATTTATTACCTCGGATGCCAAAGTAACTGACGCGCCAGCACCGGCTGGGGCGTTTCGTATGGAGGGGATTGACGATGTGGCTGTTGTCTTTGCCAAGGCAGATGGTGGCAAATGTGCGCGGTGTTGGAAAATCTTGCCTGATGTAACGACAGACGGTGGTATCTGTGGTCGCTGTAGCGATGTGGTGTCTTGA
- the ribF gene encoding riboflavin biosynthesis protein RibF: MKQDDSTFVNVIDWAVGDPALRDMRLSAAIGNFDGVHRGHQKVIQAACIHAATHDLTPAVITFDPHPREFFRQDDIPFHLADRHEKDRLLGQLAVDQIIHVTFDDALRRTDAKVFVTDILPALGVVQLFAGSDFAFGHGRGGDIDTINEIGRMAHISATTVPLLVDDNSIIISSSRIRAALQAGAPEHAAAMLGHDWAISGIVQTGDKRGRTIGFPTANISLGNLLHPAFGVYAVQVFEDNGTSDGQFIANGVANIGIRPTFETRDVLCETHLFDYDGDIYGRRLSVRLKSFLRAERKFSGLEELKVQIAKDAADARQILPATQKIA; encoded by the coding sequence ATGAAACAAGATGATTCCACTTTTGTAAATGTTATCGACTGGGCTGTTGGCGACCCGGCATTGCGTGACATGCGCCTGAGTGCCGCTATTGGCAATTTTGATGGTGTGCATCGTGGCCACCAGAAAGTGATTCAGGCCGCCTGTATCCATGCAGCCACGCATGACTTAACGCCAGCTGTGATCACTTTTGATCCGCATCCGCGTGAGTTTTTCCGTCAGGATGATATCCCGTTTCATCTGGCTGACCGTCATGAAAAGGATCGTTTGCTGGGGCAACTCGCTGTCGATCAAATCATCCATGTGACTTTTGATGACGCGCTTCGCCGTACCGACGCTAAAGTCTTTGTTACCGATATTCTGCCGGCTTTGGGCGTTGTCCAGCTGTTTGCCGGAAGTGATTTTGCCTTTGGTCATGGGCGTGGCGGCGACATTGATACGATCAATGAGATTGGCCGTATGGCGCATATTTCGGCTACTACCGTGCCACTTCTTGTTGATGATAATTCGATCATTATTTCATCAAGCCGGATACGTGCGGCTTTACAGGCAGGTGCCCCTGAACATGCGGCGGCCATGCTCGGACATGACTGGGCTATCTCGGGGATTGTGCAGACAGGCGACAAACGTGGACGCACAATCGGTTTCCCGACAGCTAATATTTCGCTTGGCAATCTGCTTCATCCGGCGTTTGGTGTTTATGCCGTTCAGGTTTTTGAAGATAACGGAACATCAGACGGACAATTTATCGCAAATGGTGTTGCCAATATTGGCATTCGACCTACTTTCGAGACGCGTGACGTGTTATGCGAAACGCATTTATTTGACTATGATGGCGACATTTATGGGCGCCGGCTGTCAGTCCGGTTGAAATCCTTTTTGCGTGCCGAGCGTAAATTCTCCGGTCTTGAAGAATTGAAAGTACAAATTGCCAAAGACGCTGCCGATGCACGGCAAATCTTACCAGCCACCCAAAAGATCGCCTAA
- a CDS encoding mechanosensitive ion channel family protein gives MADISNMTDISIDSISASLGIASFLNEQAISVAVAYSVQLTAGILTLIIGIWLSGKAGRMTRTYLSRFDKLDKTIVPLLGALVRYTGLTLTLVVSLGKFGVETTSIIAVLGAAGLAIGLALQGTLSNVASGLMLLFLRPFKTGDWIEVAGVSGTVREIGLFTTVIDTFDNVYNSVPNSAIWSSNIINHARYGTRRLDLDIGISYESSLDDAETAMMELAKDPRVLQDPPPRFIVVSYGDSAIIVRLRTYATYDDFFDLNWDLHRRLKDALTEYDIEIPFPQRVVRHIYDDRDINRDEDSA, from the coding sequence ATGGCAGACATTTCAAATATGACAGATATTTCGATTGATAGTATAAGCGCGTCACTTGGTATTGCTTCATTTTTAAATGAGCAGGCAATTTCAGTCGCTGTAGCCTATTCGGTTCAGTTAACAGCTGGTATTTTGACGCTGATTATTGGCATCTGGCTCTCAGGTAAAGCCGGACGCATGACACGCACCTACCTATCGCGTTTTGATAAGCTCGATAAAACCATTGTGCCTTTGCTGGGGGCGCTGGTTCGTTATACGGGACTGACCCTTACATTGGTTGTGTCACTGGGTAAATTTGGCGTTGAAACAACATCCATTATCGCGGTTCTTGGTGCGGCTGGCCTGGCGATTGGCCTGGCCTTGCAAGGCACTTTGTCTAACGTCGCCTCTGGTTTAATGCTGTTGTTTCTGCGGCCGTTCAAAACAGGTGACTGGATTGAAGTTGCTGGCGTATCGGGCACAGTGCGCGAGATAGGGCTGTTCACAACGGTAATCGATACGTTCGATAATGTTTATAACAGTGTTCCTAATTCAGCCATCTGGTCATCAAATATCATCAATCATGCCCGTTATGGCACGCGCCGCCTCGATCTTGATATCGGAATCAGCTATGAAAGTTCGCTTGATGATGCCGAAACCGCGATGATGGAACTGGCAAAGGATCCACGGGTTTTGCAAGACCCTCCTCCGCGTTTCATCGTTGTGTCCTATGGAGATAGCGCGATCATTGTGCGTTTGCGCACTTACGCAACATATGATGATTTTTTCGATCTTAACTGGGATTTACATCGGCGGCTCAAAGATGCGCTCACTGAATATGATATCGAAATTCCGTTCCCACAACGTGTTGTAAGACATATCTATGATGACCGAGATATAAACCGTGACGAAGATTCCGCCTAA
- a CDS encoding gamma-glutamylcyclotransferase, giving the protein MTKIPPNQEKSHKITRASLADGAVARMAAERDGDKTIVVSDDDLIKSRQQFIPDNYDCDDIWVFGYGSLIFNPVMEHSKRLFARVYGHHRRFCLWTQIGRGSPDFPGLVLALDRGGSCPGVAFKLPCDIAIAELDLLWKREMITLAYRPRWLKLHTEDGIKHGIGFVVDPDRPVFAPRMTFDETAHVIANAEGFLGPCHDYLFNTLHGLHELGISDPTMEKLAAKVEHKLASPDHIR; this is encoded by the coding sequence GTGACGAAGATTCCGCCTAATCAGGAAAAATCACATAAGATTACCCGTGCATCGCTGGCCGATGGCGCCGTTGCACGCATGGCAGCCGAACGTGACGGTGACAAGACGATCGTTGTTAGTGATGACGATCTGATAAAGTCACGCCAGCAATTTATTCCCGATAATTATGATTGCGATGATATCTGGGTTTTCGGGTATGGCAGCCTTATTTTCAACCCAGTCATGGAACATTCCAAGCGTCTTTTTGCCCGTGTCTATGGGCATCATCGCCGCTTTTGCTTATGGACGCAGATTGGCCGGGGATCCCCCGATTTTCCGGGACTGGTTCTGGCGCTAGATAGAGGTGGATCATGTCCGGGGGTAGCTTTCAAATTACCGTGCGACATTGCCATTGCTGAGCTTGATCTATTGTGGAAGCGCGAAATGATTACGCTAGCTTATCGCCCAAGATGGTTAAAATTGCATACGGAAGATGGCATCAAACATGGCATCGGCTTTGTCGTCGATCCTGATCGTCCGGTTTTTGCCCCCCGCATGACCTTTGATGAAACAGCGCATGTCATTGCCAATGCCGAAGGCTTTCTTGGCCCATGCCATGATTACCTGTTTAACACGCTTCATGGGCTTCATGAGCTTGGCATATCGGACCCCACAATGGAAAAACTTGCAGCCAAAGTTGAACATAAGCTTGCTTCGCCGGATCATATTCGCTAG